The Planctomycetota bacterium genome has a window encoding:
- a CDS encoding dihydroorotase: MAELVIRGGRVIDPAQGLDQRADVLIEKGRIAAVGRVTKRARTLDARGLIVAPGLIDLHVHFREPGNEREETIASGAAAAVAGGFTTVAVMPNTDPPVDDEPSVAFQLRQAEAAGLARVLVVGAISAGRKGERLAEMGQMARAGAVAFSDDGDGVQNPRLMRTALQYAAMLGKPLIAHCEDKALAGGVMHAGLWSVKLGLGGIPAAAEEVMVARDLILAEATAGARLHVTHASTAGTVRLIRDAKARGVPVTADVAIHHLVLTDEAVQSFDTHLKMNPPLRSDADVAALRAALADGTLDCLVSDHAPHAAEKKAVEFKAAPFGVIGLETLLPVLVTRLIEPGILTWPQALAALTCNPARILGLETGTLAAGRPADITLIDPEAEWTIDAAAFRSRSRNCPFHGWKVRGRAAATLVGGAVKFRA; the protein is encoded by the coding sequence GTGGCTGAGTTGGTGATCAGGGGCGGACGGGTGATTGACCCGGCGCAGGGCCTCGACCAGAGGGCCGACGTGCTGATCGAGAAAGGCCGCATCGCCGCGGTCGGCCGCGTGACGAAGAGGGCGAGGACGCTGGACGCCCGCGGCCTGATTGTCGCCCCCGGCCTGATCGACCTGCACGTGCACTTCCGCGAACCGGGCAACGAGCGCGAAGAGACCATTGCCAGCGGCGCCGCGGCCGCCGTCGCCGGCGGCTTCACCACCGTGGCCGTCATGCCCAACACCGACCCGCCCGTGGACGACGAGCCCTCCGTGGCCTTCCAGCTCCGGCAGGCCGAGGCGGCGGGCCTGGCGCGCGTGCTCGTCGTGGGCGCCATCAGCGCCGGCCGCAAGGGCGAACGCCTCGCCGAAATGGGCCAGATGGCCCGCGCCGGCGCCGTCGCCTTCTCCGACGACGGCGACGGCGTGCAGAACCCGCGCCTGATGCGCACCGCGCTCCAATACGCCGCCATGCTCGGCAAGCCCCTCATCGCGCACTGCGAGGACAAGGCCCTCGCCGGCGGCGTGATGCACGCGGGCCTCTGGTCGGTCAAGCTCGGCCTCGGCGGCATCCCCGCCGCCGCCGAAGAGGTCATGGTCGCCCGCGACCTGATCCTCGCCGAGGCTACGGCCGGAGCGCGCCTCCACGTCACCCATGCCAGCACGGCGGGCACCGTGCGCCTCATCCGCGACGCCAAGGCGCGCGGCGTGCCCGTCACCGCCGACGTGGCCATCCACCATCTCGTGCTCACCGACGAGGCGGTGCAGAGCTTCGACACCCACCTCAAGATGAACCCGCCGTTGCGCAGCGACGCCGACGTGGCCGCCCTGCGCGCCGCCCTCGCCGATGGCACGCTCGACTGCCTGGTCTCCGACCACGCGCCCCACGCCGCCGAGAAGAAAGCTGTGGAGTTCAAGGCCGCGCCCTTCGGCGTCATCGGCCTCGAAACCCTGCTGCCCGTCCTCGTCACCCGGCTCATCGAGCCCGGCATCCTCACTTGGCCGCAGGCCCTCGCCGCCCTCACGTGCAACCCCGCGCGCATCCTCGGCCTTGAGACAGGCACGCTCGCGGCCGGCCGGCCCGCGGACATCACGCTGATTGACCCCGAGGCCGAGTGGACGATTGACGCCGCGGCCTTCCGCAGCCGGAGCCGCAACTGCCCCTTCCACGGCTGGAAGGTGCGCGGCCGCGCCGCCGCCACCCTCGTGGGCGGAGCCGTGAAGTTCCGAGCCTGA